A portion of the Cololabis saira isolate AMF1-May2022 chromosome 17, fColSai1.1, whole genome shotgun sequence genome contains these proteins:
- the gtf2a1l gene encoding TFIIA-alpha and beta-like factor: protein MCNQQPQAKLYLSIIDDVMESMKELFLDEGLEDRVLDDLRHLWESKVVQSKAMDDFRRNSLNSPNFVLQLPANYGQTEQERAAGISTTQISRSLPIKNTSETLATFSLPAGLAYPVQIPAGVTLQTASGQLYKVNVPVVVTQAPALQQPASHPAQRLPEWREAPASQPALVPPNAILPREPEPPRVPAPAITQPRATLPLSQESSLPQPQLTLGDNEPGPPAEPVTASPCNQLLDFQIRKEEALAQTAPSQDIDDILKEVIEGERQKVERARSQAAGNTGSRCEADLQFVLDYNYPELSEIVQLDGPADNSEKDAEVPLEESDFLGLINAEAIKALQEEDGSSDNDSISSSSEGERDELAHVEDEDPLNSGDDVVEQDIPDLFDTDNVIVCQYDKIHRSKNRWKFHLKDGVMCYGGRDYVFSKAVGEAEW from the exons ATGTGTAACCAACAACCGCAGGCGAAGCTGTACTTGTCCATAATCGATGATGTGATGGAGAGCATGAAGGAGCTGTTCCTGGATGAAGggctggaggacagagttctggaCGACCTGAGACAT CTTTGGGAGTCAAAGGTGGTTCAGTCAAAAGCGATGGACGACTTCAGAAGGAACAGCCTCAACTCTCCTAACTTTGTGCTCCAGCTGCCTGCCAACTATGGACAGACTGAGCAGGAACGGGCAG CTGGGATCTCTACAACTCAGATTAGCCGCAGTTTACCCATCAAG AACACTTCAGAGACACTTGCTACCTTCTCCCTCCCTGCTGGGTTGGCGTACCCTGTGCAGATACCAGCCGGAGTAACTCTACAAACAGCTTCTG GTCAGCTTTACAAAGTCAATGTTCCTGTTGTGGTTACTCAGGCCCCAGCACTCCAGCAGCCTGCATCCCATCCCGCACAGAGACTCCCTGAATGGAGGGAAGCGCCTGCCTCTCAGCCAGCGTTGGTCCCACCAAATGCCATTCTTCCCCGTGAGCCAGAGCCGCCTCGTGTCCCAGCCCCCGCTATCACACAACCGAGAGCCACTTTACCCCTGAGTCAGGAGAGCAGCCTCCCCCAGCCACAGCTCACACTGGGAGATAATGAGCCAGGTCCACCAGCTGAACCTGTGACTGCCTCACCTTGCAATCAATTATTAGACTTCCAGATAAGGAAAGAGGAGGCTTTGGCGCAGACGGCCCCGAGCCAAGACATTGACGACATCTTGAAAGAGGTGATCGAGGGGGAGAGACAGAAAGTAGAAAGGGCAAGGAGTCAAGCAGCTGGGAACACCGGCAGTCGGTGTGAGGCTGATCTCCAG TTCGTTTTGGACTACAATTATCCTGAACTGTCCGAAATCGTTCAGCTGGATGGTCCTGCAGATAACTCTGAAAAAGATGCCGAAGTTCCACTGGAAGAGAGTGACTTTCTCGGTTTAATCAATGCAGAGGCCATAAAAGCCTTGCAGGAAGAAGATGGAAGCAGTGACAATGACAGCATCTCCTCCAGCAGCGAAGGCGAGAGAGATGAACTGGCTCATGTTGAGGATGAG GACCCTCTGAATTCAGGCGATGACGTTGTTGAGCAGGACATCCCCGATCTTTTTGATACTGACAACGTCATTGTTTGCCAATATGACAAA ATTCACCGCAGCAAGAATCGCTGGAAATTTCATTTGAAAGATGGGGTGATGTGTTACGGAGGCAGGGATTACGTGTTCTCTAAAGCTGTGGGGGAAGCAGAATGGTAA
- the LOC133463765 gene encoding stonin-1 has product MCSTKQSNWVTFDDDSGPLSQPPKPQQSPALINASLPRPNGLKLALPPIKDTSWSFNNSLESPRSRSSLGGKSSCNTPVCTPVSRAASSASQFHSKSREKNIFRSFSSPSGTSVSSLATEPQNHAADEPNPFPSFQGNSGHYNPFWNDSGLSADAGSSSSDSDTDNSLPRFFIRTKDGSEPPRDHLQNSFSDVCHNFEDLQVGTDQKPEAQKDGDGERRLSCKTEVLRDDSSQFGPRGLFRSQKRDGWSVMLRIPEKKNRMSSRQWGPIYVRLLSGGVLQLFYEKGLEKPFKEFQLLPQCRLSDLRVESHGEPRKVLTVRVEHFSYTEKKRYHPKLEVSHEPEVEQLLKFGSTAHDEMEDLVVSMEEEIFKLGVSHQQRRHHEEQELSLQITDHIWIQLNKSGEVIERTAFTQMHCLAFLNGQGDCFLALNDLGLLQCDSSYGPEEGGEPWMEIADCHFHKCVNEAEFQRSRLLKFTPPDACRVELMRYKTTVLGCTDTPFSIKAVVTVQGAYVELQVFLNMSATFLASLRGSDVHFPLCENVVIRVPIPGEWVKVTQTVALLRQRSLKARMNRNACLGSVTAADSQPVMQVSIGSVKYENVYSAVVWRIDRLPAKNTAVDHPHSFSCKLELGSDQEIPKDWYPFVTMECEIMGAVVSQTKVKSLGTVNDIQPQKHVTSWTRYHFQVEVEKKWIETESQKQSGCMTQ; this is encoded by the exons ATGTGTTCCACGAAACAGTCAAACTGGGTCACATTTGATGACGACAGCGGGCCGCTGTCGCAGCCTCCCAAGCCTCAGCAGTCCCCAGCTCTTATCAATGCATCGTTACCACGTCCCAATGGTCTGAAGTTGGCACTTCCTCCAATCAAAGATACTTCCTGGAGCTTCAATAATTCCCTGGAATCTCCTCGAAGCCGCTCAAGTCTTGGTGGAAAATCTTCATGTAACACGCCCGTTTGCACTCCTGTGAGTCGAGCTGCTAGCAGTGCTTCCCAATTTCACTCAAAATCCagggaaaaaaacatcttccggagtttctccagcccATCAGGCACATCTGTTTCCTCTCTTGCAACAGAACCCCAGAATCACGCTGCTGACGAACCAAACCCCTTCCCTTCTTTCCAGGGGAACTCGGGACACTATAACCCGTTCTGGAACGACTCTGGACTCAGTGCAGATGCCGGCAGCTCCTCCTCAGACTCAGACACGGACAACAGCCTACCACGTTTCTTTATTCGCACCAAAGACGGCAGCGAGCCTCCACGGGACCACCTCCAGAACTCTTTCTCCGATGTTTGCCACAACTTTGAAGATCTACAAGTAGGGACTGATCAGAAACCAGAGGCACAAAAGGATGGGGATGGGGAGAGACGCCTTAGCTGCAAAACGGAGGTGTTACGTGATGATTCATCTCAGTTCGGTCCTCGAGGCCTGTTTCGTAGCCAAAAGAGAGACGGCTGGTCTGTTATGCTTAGGATTCCGGAGAAAAAGAACCGCATGTCCTCTCGACAGTGGGGGCCCATCTATGTCCGCTTGTTATCGGGAGGCGTGCTGCAGTTGTTCTACGAGAAGGGCCTGGAGAAGCCTTTCAAAGAGTTCCAGCTTCTCCCTCAGTGTAGGCTCTCGGACCTCAGGGTGGAAAGCCACGGCGAGCCCCGGAAAGTCCTCACAGTCAGAGTGGAACATTTTTCCTACACTGAAAAGAAACGCTATCACCCAAAGTTAGAGGTCAGTCATGAGCCGGAGGTAGAGCAGCTGCTCAAGTTTGGCTCCACGGCGCATGACGAGATGGAGGACCTGGTCGTCTCCATGGAGGAGGAGATCTTTAAACTCGGTGTGTCGCACCAGCAGAGGCGACACCACGAGGAGCAGGAGCTGTCGTTGCAGATCACCGATCACATTTGGATACAACTGAACAAGTCGGGGGAAGTCATTGAGCGGACGGCCTTCACCCAGATGCACTGTCTTGCTTTCCTGAACGGACAAGGAGACTGTTTTCTTGCCCTCAACGATCTCGGGTTGCTGCAGTGTGACTCCAGCTACGGGCCCGAGGAGGGCGGAGAACCTTGGATGGAGATCGCCGACTGCCATTTCCATAAGTGTGTGAACGAGGCAGAGTTTCAGAGGTCCCGGCTCCTTAAGTTCACACCTCCCGATGCTTGCAGGGTGGAGCTGATGCGCTACAAAACGACAGTTCTGGGCTGCACAGACACTCCCTTCTCAATTAAAGCTGTGGTTACGGTTCAGGGGGCCTACGTGGAGCTCCAGGTTTTCCTCAACATGTCCGCAACCTTTCTTGCTTCTCTCCGAGGGTCTGACGTTCACTTCCCTCTGTGTGAGAACGTAGTGATCCGTGTGCCGATCCCTGGCGAATGGGTGAAAGTGACCCAGACAGTGGCGTTACTGCGGCAGAGGTCGCTGAAGGCCCGGATGAACAGAAACGCTTGCCTGGGGTCCGTCACCGCTGCAGACTCTCAGCCGGTAATGCAAGTGTCGATCGGCTCTGTCAAGTACGAAAATGTTTATTCAGCCGTTGTGTGGAGGATCGACAGACTGCCTGCCAAGAATACAG CGGTGGATCATCCCCATTCCTTTTCTTGCAAACTGGAGCTGGGATCTGATCAGGAGATCCCCAAAGACTGGTACCCTTTTGTCACGATGGAATGTGAAATCATGGGTGCAGTTGTGTCGCAGACAAAGGTTAAGTCTCTCGGCACTGTGAACGACATCCAGCCGCAGAAGCATGTGACCAGCTGGACCCGCTACCACTTTCAG gtgGAAGTGGAGAAGAAGTGGATTGAGACAGAGTCACAGAAACAGTCTGGTTGTATGACACAGTGA